The Echeneis naucrates chromosome 8, fEcheNa1.1, whole genome shotgun sequence genome has a window encoding:
- the nfatc2ip gene encoding NFATC2-interacting protein: MAESVSDTAVQAAKPQPKRRRILDPSAIVPVPIYSNKVSSSLRLKPMTPESTEKDYEDDGADDSLWSQFSSEERTAIITLSDSEEDEVEHMKSKAQDNKLQEIRSPSPPPPESPVQKQSRQVKKKISEIDRRLQAVNSLLSPEHQGRGRTRSRRCRSPVVEEEQDDDVIIMSPNSHSLSSSYSSSIREIPLKIRCRTDVHKIHVLSSTPLSDVLAQLSVILKVPPPRILLLRDDVELPTDSTVSELGLGIADIIDCVVMTAEDKNKAAAVDSIITVRLQGKDRDSSQEFSLSKDAPLGPIFSQYLSKMSPSAQRKVRFHFDGSKVVHSQTPAQLDMEDGDIIEVWI, from the exons ATGGCCGAATCG GTGTCAGATACAGCCGTTCAGGCTGCGAAGCCTCAACCCAAACGCAGACGCATCCTGGACCCATCAGCCATCGTCCCGGTGCCGATCTACTCCAACAAG GTGAGCAGCAGTCTGCGGCTGAAGCCAATGACTCCTGAATCTACAGAAAAAGACTACGaag ACGACGGTGCAGATGACAGTTTGTGGTCACAGTTTTCATCTGAAGAAAGGACAGCCATCATCACCCTCAGCGACTCAGAGGAGGACGAAGTAGAACACATGAAGAGCAAAGCACAAGACAACAAACT ACAAGAGATCCGCAGCCCGTCTCCACCACCTCCCGAGAGTCCGGTCCAGAAGCAGTCCAGACAGGTCAAGAAGAAGATCAG TGAGATCGACAGGAGGCTTCAGGCGGTGAACTCTCTCCTGTCTCCGGAGCATCAGGGCAGGGGCAGGACCAGGTCCAGACGCTGCCGCTCTCCAGTGGttgaggaggagcaggatgatgatgtcatcataatGAGCCCTAACTCACACTCTCTTAGTTCATCGTACAGCTCCTCAATCCGGGAGATCCCCCTCAAGATCCGCTGCCGAACAGATGTCCATAAGATCCACGTGCTGTCT tCGACGCCTTTGAGCGATGTGTTGGCCCAGCTGTCCGTCATCCTTAAGGTCCCGCCCCCTCGCATCCTGCTCCTGAGGGATGATGTTGAGTTACCGACAGACTCGACTGTCAGCGAACTCGGCCTTGGCATCGCTGACATCATCG ATTGTGTCGTCATGACAGCTGAGGATAAAAACAAAGCGGCCGCCGTCGACAGCATCATCACTGTGCGACTGCAGGGCAAAGACAGAGACTCTTCACAAGAATTTTCTTTGAGCAAA gaCGCGCCGCTCGGCCCCATCTTCTCCCAGTACCTGTCCAAGATGTCTCCCAGCGCTCAGAGAAAGGTCCGCTTCCACTTTGACGGCTCCAAGGTGGTGCACAGCCAGACGCCGGCTCAGCTGGACATGGAGGACGGTGACATCATCGAAGTTTGGATTTAA